In Syngnathus typhle isolate RoL2023-S1 ecotype Sweden linkage group LG14, RoL_Styp_1.0, whole genome shotgun sequence, one genomic interval encodes:
- the LOC133167436 gene encoding hydroxylysine kinase-like translates to MSTNTAPRLNLSQATELVKKHYKLTPSEMHHLPSFDDQNIYIATVKGGEYILKISNSEDSKDPVLFELQTYAMNFLHENGLLTQTTLKTTTGQDMTLIDIDCGYGLQKYLVRLLTYLPGIPISKAPISPRLLYEVGQTAARVDNVLRELNHSQLSKLQRDNFKWSLSNVPILENYMHVLDGDPLQEIVQFILHKYKTNVTCKYPSFRKCLIHGDLNDLNVLVQADESRGYRVSGIIDFGDINLGYAVYELAINIMYMMHLHPNPIEVGGYVLAGWESVYALNDAERDCLFWLVLCRFCQDLVLCLSISECYPENKEYLLRLSKSNSLIIRKLYEVGKEQVEKVWFHTDAATQFNDLK, encoded by the exons atgtcaacaaatacCGCACCCCGGCTCAACCTGTCCCAGGCAACAGAGCTCGTGAAGAAACACTACAAACTGACTCCCTCTGAAATGCACCATCTGCCCTCATTTGACGACCAGAACATTTATATCGCAACAGTCAAAGGTGGCGAGTACATTTTGAAGATTAGCAATTCAGAGGACAGTAAAGACCCCGTCCTGTTTGAACTACAGACTTATGCCATGAATTTCCTGCATGAGAATGGACTTCTGACTCAAACAACTCTGAAAACAACCACTGGACAGGACATGACCCTGATAGACATTG ATTGCGGGTATGGTTTACAGAAGTACCTGGTGCGTCTGTTGACTTATTTGCCTGGAATCCCTATCTCCAAAGCTCCTATCTCACCACGTCTTTTGTATGAAGTCGGCCAGACTGCAGCCAGAGTGGACAACGTCCTCAGAGAG CTGAATCATTCTCAACTTAGCAAGTTGCAGAGGGACAATTTCAAATGGAGTCTGTCAAATGTTCCCATTTTGGAGAATTACATGCATGTACTAGATGGAGACCCTCTCCAGGAGATTGTTCAGTTCATCCTCCATAAGTACAAAACTAATGTCACCTGCAAATACCCCAGTTTCCGCAAAT GCCTCATTCATGGGGACTTAAACGATCTCAATGTGCTTGTACAAGCTGATGAGAGCAGAGGCTACAGGGTTTCTGGTATTATTGATTTTGGTGATATTAATCTTGGTTACGCTGTTTATGAGCTTGCCATCAACATCATGTATATGATGCATTTGCACCCCAACCCCATCGAGGTAGGTGGATATGTTCTAGCAGGCTGGGAAAGCGTCTATGCCCTCAATGATGCAGAGCGGGACTGCCTGTTTTGGCTCGTCCTTTGTCGCTTCTGTCAAGACTTAGTGTTGTGTTTGTCCATATCAGAGTGCTACCCTGAAAATAAGGAATATTTGTTGCGTTTATCCAAGAGTAACTCTTTGATTATACGCAAACTTTATGAGGTAGGGAAGGAGCAGGTGGAGAAGGTGTGGTTCCACACTGACGCTGCTACTCAATTCAATGACTTAAAGTAA
- the zranb2 gene encoding zinc finger Ran-binding domain-containing protein 2 produces MSGKSFRVSDGDWICPDKKCGNVNFARRTSCNRCGRDKTTEAKMMKAGGTEIGKTLAEKSRGLFSANDWQCKTCGNVNWARRSECNMCNTPKYAKLEERTGYGGGFNERENVEYIEREESDGEYDEFGRKKKKYRGKSESKTSSSKGSEKKEVGKKPPPPPPQEDEEEEDDDEDGDLSKYKLDDDEDDDEDGDLSKYDLDASDEEKQQPAKRGSRSGSSRSRSSSRSSGSSSRSRSRSGSRSSSSSRSGSRSRSRSRSSSRSGKGSSPRKRSASPPSSPEAGQKRSRSRSSSGGRKRRRSRSRSSERRSNQSSGSSHSGSSSKKKKK; encoded by the exons ATGTCGGGCAAGAGCTTTCGAGTAAGCGACGGGGATTGGATATGTCCAGATAAAAA ATGTGGAAATGTGAATTTTGCAAGGCGAACAAGTTGTAATAGATGTGGAAGAG ACAAGACCACAGAGGCCAAGATGATGAAAGCAGGAGGAACCGAGATTGGGAAAACTCTGGCTGAGAAGAGTAGAGGACTGTTTAGTGCTAACGATTGGCAATGTAAAAC ATGTGGAAACGTTAACTGGGCGAGGCGGTCAGAGTGCAACATGTGTAACACTCCCAAATACGCCAAGCTTGAAGAAAGGACAG GTTATGGTGGCGGTTTTAATGAAAGGGAAAATGTGGAATATATTGAGCGAGAGGAATCCGATGGTGAATATGATGAG TTTggtaggaaaaagaaaaagtatcgtGGGAAGAGCGAGAGCAAGACGTCTTCCTCAAAAGGAAGTGAAAAGAAGGAAGTAGGGAAGAAGcctccgccgccaccgccgcaggaggatgaagaggaggaggacgatgaTGAAGACGGTGACCTGTCCAAATACAAACTGGAT GATGACGAGGATGATGACGAAGACGGCGACCTGTCAAAGTACGACCTGGACGCCAGCGATGAGGAAAAGCAGCAGCCGGCGAAAAGGGGCAGCCGCTCGGGCTCGTCTCGCTCCCGCTCATCCTCACGCTCATCCGGCTCCAGTTCTCGGTCGAGGTCCAG atccGGTTCTAGGAGCTCCTCTAGTTCCCGATCCGGATCTCGCTCAAGGTCCCGCTCCAG ATCCAGCTCCAGGTCTGGAAAGGGCTCCTCACCCCGGAAGAGGTCCGCCAGCCCGCCTTCCTCACCTGAGGCGGGGCAGAAGCGCAGTCGCTCCAGGTCGTCATCTGGAGGGAGAAAACGGAGGCGCTCTCGATCCCGTTCGTCCGAAAG GCGCAGCAACCAGTCCTCCGGCTCCTCCCATTCTGGCTCGagttctaaaaagaaaaaaaaataa
- the ptger3 gene encoding prostaglandin E2 receptor EP3 subtype produces MTSDNCDLLEGSQSRTGAMLTSNVTKSAGDENATRTDSDCSYVSVVFPITMMATGMVGNSLALILVYISYRKKENRRKKSFLLCIGSLALTDLFGQLLTSPIVISVYRADLRWERIDSSGNLCAFFGVCMTTFGLCALFMASAMAIERATAITNPHWYSNHMKTSVTKQTLVVIWCLVLLFALLPVAGVGKYTRQWPGTWCFISTGDREVPGNIFFSFTFALLGIFSLLVTVSCNVVTIRGLIIRCKNKSGTSQASKHWERLTTETVIQLMGIMCVLLVCWSPLLVLMLRMISTQVSSHECNSSAESSHPSSERDVQLDCNFFLTAIRLASLNQILDPWVYLLLREILFRKFCLVANAVSNCSIEDHKETQTALDALNKKNQESFEKPQSNKGDF; encoded by the exons ATGACTTCGGACAATTGTGACCTTCTGGAGGGCTCCCAAAGCAGAACTGGGGCCATGCTGACGTCCAATGTCACCAAGTCAGCAGGGGATGAAAACGCCACCAGGACGGATTCCGACTGTAGTTACGTGTCGGTTGTATTTCCCATAACCATGATGGCCACGGGCATGGTGGGTAATTCTCTGGCTCTAATCCTGGTCTACATATCCTACCGGAAAAAGGAGAACAGAAGGAAGAAGTCCTTCTTGCTTTGCATTGGGTCTTTGGCGCTGACGGACCTGTTCGGCCAGCTCCTAACGAGTCCGATTGTGATCTCGGTTTATCGCGCCGACCTAAGATGGGAGCGCATCGACTCATCGGGCAACCTGTGCGCCTTTTTCGGAGTGTGCATGACCACTTTCGGCCTGTGCGCACTGTTCATGGCCAGCGCCATGGCTATCGAGAGGGCCACGGCCATCACCAACCCGCACTGGTACTCCAACCACATGAAGACCAGCGTGACCAAGCAGACTTTGGTGGTCATCTGGTGCCTGGTGTTGCTCTTCGCTCTCCTGCCTgttgcaggggtgggcaagtACACACGTCAGTGGCCCGGCACCTGGTGCTTTATCAGCACCGGGGACAGAGAAGTGCCcggcaatatatttttttccttcacttttGCCTTACTGGGGATTTTCTCGTTGCTTGTCACTGTGTCCTGCAACGTGGTGACCATCCGGGGCCTGATTATTCGCTGCAAAAACAAATCTGGCACGTCTCAGGCCTCCAAACACTGGGAAAGACTCACCACAGAGACCGTCATTCAACTCATGGGGATTATGTGcgtcctgcttgtttgctggtCTCCTCTACTG GTTTTGATGTTGAGGATGATCTCCACCCAGGTGTCCTCTCACGAATGCAATTCCTCAGCAGAGAGCTCCCACCCTTCCTCCGAGCGAGACGTCCAGTTGGACTGTAACTTCTTTCTGACCGCCATCCGCCTGGCCTCGCTCAATCAGATCCTGGACCCGTGGGTTTACCTGCTCCTTAGGGAAATCCTTTTTCGCAAATTCTGCTTGGTAGCCAATGCCGTCTCCAACTGCTCCATTGAGGATCACAAAGAGACCCAAACAGCTCTGGATGCACTTAATAAGAAGAATCAAGAAAGCTTTGAAAAGCCCCAAAGTAACAAAGGAGACTTTTGA